TACATCTTATGGTACACCACTTTATCTTTGGGGTCCACCTATAAGTACATATATTGTTAATtcaaatgaaaaaagaagTGTTATTAGTACATCAATTAGTATTGAAGATTATTCAAATTCAGTAAAAAGTTTAGTAGATTATTTTgaatggaaaaaaatatctattatttatatgacTACAACTCTTCATTCTGTATGTGGTAATATGCAAactaatttaattaatactGTTTTAACTACTACAAAAACTGTTGTTGTTTATTCAGGTTCAGTTAATTCATCTGGAGATTCTAtggttgaaaatttattagcTATATCAAATGTTTCTAGAATTGTTATTGTATGTATACCttcaaatgatttaaaaagaaaatttatgttaACAGCATATGATATGGGTATGACAAATGATgaatatgtttatttaataattgatGTTAATGATACTGTTATTGAAAATAGTGATGATTCAATTCCTGTATGGAAAGATTCAAGTAATTTACAAGATGACAGAGATGAAGATGCTCTAGAAGCATTTAAATTTGCCTTACTAGtaagtttatatttaaaaatttaaaaataaaaaaaattaagattgATAAGACAGCTGAAAATAATGTTGATATGAAAAGATTTGCaagaaatatttctaaaGGAATGTTAGATTATCCTTTTTATTGTAATGAAACtgaatgtttaaaaaattctaaagATCCTAATTTTCATTATTCTACCTATGCACCATATCTAGCTGATACAATGATTTTATTTGGTTTAGCTTTAAATCGAACTTTATCAACAACTCCACTTCTTTATACtgataaagatattttaaaaaataattctgcATACTCTTTTGAAGGTTTTTCTGGAAATGTAGTATTAGATAATAATACTGTTAGATAtggatatttttttgttagatATATTGGAAAtgattcaaaaatttatacaaatatgataataactagaaataaaaatcaaactTATTATGTACATTCATATGGAACatcaaatgaaaataaaatgtgGTGGAATAGAAAAGATTTCTCTAGACCTTTAGATACACCTTTATGTAGTTTTGCAGGAAATAAATGTCCAAAAACATTTTGggaagaatattttataataataataattgttataataacatttataggtatacttattttttcaataatagttattattttacttcGAAGATATCGTATCCGTCAACAACGTCAATTAGATATGTTATGgttaataaattatgaagatttaaaatctataaaaagtaatgaaAGGATGTATGGAAAAAGTGTTATTTCCATAAATGATAGccaaaaaacattaaataaagatattgaaattttaaacaataaagataatgagttaaatttaaatgaaagaGATAATAGAAGGCATATTGTTTATAGATATAATGATGAGACAGTTGTTGGTGAAAAATTTCCAAAATCAATTACAATCACATCAGCAGAAAGGAATCATTTACGAATGTTAAGAAATATTGATCATgaatgtttaaataaatttgtgGGACTCACTGAATCACCAACTCATGTTATTGGTGTATGGAAATTTTGTGTAAGAggtaatttaaaagatttattaaaaaataaagttagaGAAATTGATCCATATTTTGTGGTTGCATTAATGAATGATATATCTTCTGGTATTCAATATATACAttcttcaaaaataaattgtcaTGGTAGATTAACATCAAGTTGTTGTTTACTTGATAgtaattatcaaataaaattatctgaTTTTggattatcatttttaagaaaatatataaaaagaaattttgaaggtattttattaattattatatataaataaaaaaaaatatatttttttttagaacaATTATATACTTCTCCTGAATTGTTAAGAAGTCAAAATGTATTAGGTACAAAAGAAGGtgatatatattcttttgcCATTATATCAAgtgaattattaaataaatctttagAATGGCCTGAAGATGAAATTAGTCATAccaaaaatgatataattacaaaaataaaaaattcacGTAGAGGTACTTTTAGGCCAATAATAAGTTATGAAGTTAAAGAAAGATGGGTAGgaaaagttattaatataataaaagattgtTGGGATGAGGATccattaaaaagaaaaaaaatagaattagtaagaaaaatgataaaaagtagtatgaataataaaaaaataagtatgaTGGATTATATGTTTAATAAGATGGAAAATTATGCTTCACATTTAGAATCTGAGGTAATGGGAAGAACAAAAGAATTGATGGAAGAGAAAAAGAAAAGtgatattcttttatatagaATGATACCAAAAAGTATAGCTGATGAATTAAAAAGTGGAAGGACTGTTGCACCAGAATATTTTGAATCAGcaactgtttttttttcagatgTTGTTAGTTTTACTAATCTTTGTGCTCAATCTACACCTTTACAAGTTGTTAGTTTTCTAAATCAACTTTACAGTCAATTTGATGAAATTATAGAAAGATTTGATGCTTATAAAGTTGAAACTATTGGTGATGCTTATTTAGTTGTTTCTGGAATACCAATAAGAAATGGTAATAAACATGGTGAAATGATTGCTAATATGGCATTAGAATTTATGAAAGCACTTcctttatttaaattgtcATACTTTCCTGACTATAGGTTAAATCTTCGTATTGGTCTTCATACTGGACCAGTGGTAGCTGGTGTAGTAGGTCTTCAAATGCCAAGATATTGTTTATTTGGTGATACTGTTAATACAGCTTCAAGAATGGAAAGTAATGGAATGCCAGGGTGTATTCATATATCAAGTGAAATGTGTGAACTTTTAACACAATTTGATACTTTTGAAATTGAAAATAGAGGTGAAGTAATGATAAAAGGAAAAGGTATTCTAAATACATACTGGTTACTCGGCAATATTAATgatgattttaaattaaaagttaataatagtaatactGTAAATAcgaatgataaataaaagcGTTTAGTAtataagatttttatttataataattaacaatattttattaaatatatgaaatgaaattttttttttagcaaaaaatatataaaatagattatataagtaatagaaattaaaaaattataagtatAATACTTCCGTTAAAGGTAAACTAGAGCTTTGACGTTAAAGAGTAATTGATGGATGATAAAAGAATAAggataaataaagataacatttatcattactaaaatataatatgttatatatttgagatgaataaattacttaaattaatattttatcaattttttttactaccattttattattttgttaatggtaatgaaaatatattaaatgttaaagaTATCATAAAATCTTTTCAAATTCCttcttatcaaaattttacaCCATTtccatataataatttaacaataaaagttGGTGTTCTTATACCTGAAGATAATGAACAAATATCAAATACTATTGGTTATCATAAAACAGCTTCTGGTATTACAATTggatattataatttaattgatgctggttttattgataaaaataaattaaattttgattttttttttaataaaattaattgtgaAGAATTATATGCTACTAAAATTGCTATAGAAATGTTAACTTCTAATAAAGTTGATGTTATCTTTTGTCCACCATGTAAAAAATTagctaattttatttcaattatttcTACTGTTTATAATCGTCCTGTTTATTTATGGGGAACTACCATTGATTCATTTATTACTACAACTAGTGAAATTCAAACTGTTATCAGTACTTCTATATCATCATTAGATTATACATATGGAATAATAGaaattatacaatattttcaatGGAAATATGTAGGATTTATTTATATGGTTACTACTTCTGATAATACATGTTTAGAAATACAACGTGATTTTATAACTACTACATTAGCAAATACAAATATAACAATTCAATATGTTATTGAAATTAATAGTACTACTtctagtattaaaaatattttaaatgaaataaaaaatttagctAGAATTATAATTGTATGTATACCAActgatatatataaaagaaaatttatgttaACTGTTTATGATGAAGGTATGGCTAATgatgaatatttatatattttattaggaACAAATAATTCTGTttcacaaaataataataattctacAGCATTATGGGAATCacaagaaatattaaatgataatagaGATGATGATGCATTAGAAGcatttaaatatgtttttataatgaataaaGATGGAAAAAATCCAAAAactaatataaatgatttttcaaataaaataaaaagatatatgaTTGAGTGGCCAGTTAATTGTAATGATacaatttgtttaaataatataaataattctaattTTGAAGCATCATCATACTCTTATTATTTAACTGATGTTATGATGTTATATGgtatatctttaaataaaacattatcaaCTGAacctttaaaatataatgatggtatgttaataaaaaataattcattacATGTAATGGATGGATATAGTGGTACATTAAGAATGGATACTGATGGAGTAAAATTAGggtattttaatttaattacatataataatagCCGTGATActgttaatttattaaaaatttatgaaaaaaataatgataaatatgtaatagagatattattagaaaatgaaGATGAAATATGGTTTAatagattaaataaaataaaaccaaATGATGAACCTCAATGtggatttaaaaataataaatgccAACTATCATTTATTCAACAATAtagtatttatttaattatattaattgtaatttttgttatattaataattggagcaataattttaattgtttatataagaaattctaaaagaaaacaacaacaattacttaataatatgtggttaataaaatatgaagatttacaattaataaatttaaaaaaaatacgtTCTGGTAGAACATTATCTAGTACAAAAAGTATTGAAAAATCattagataattttaaattacaaaatacaAATGAgacaattaatataaataatgatgatccattagaaaatgaaaataaaagatttattggttatatatataaagaagaATTTGTTGTGGGAGAAAAATTTCgtaaatttttagatatcaatgataaaatatgTGCTCATTTAAGATTTTTAAGAGAAATTGATCATGAAAatcttaataaatttattggtTTAACAGAacatagaaaatatataatttctaTTTGGGGATATTGTACAAGAAGAAGTTTAAAAGATTggataattaataataaaaatgatttggAACCATTTTATATAGTTTCATTGATGAATGATATAGCTTCTGGaatattatttcttcatACTTCATCAATAGGTTATCATGGAAGATTAACACCATCTAACTGTTTATTAGATAATCATTTTCAAGtaaaaattactaattttggtttaaattttatttcagaATTTTATCAAAGAACAGAATATggtaaaacttttattttttaattattaataaaacttttttttagaacAATTATATACAGCACCAGAATTATTAAgaacattaaatttaagtGGAAGCAAAGAGGGTGATGTATATTCATTTGCTATAATTTCAAgtgaattattaaataaagcaCCAGCATGGTTTTATAAACatgaaaaaatgttaattccagaaataatattgaaaataaaaaattcaagATTAGGTAATTTTCGACCTATTATAGAAGATAATTATGAAGAAGTATGGGTTAAAGATGTTATAAGATTAATCAAAGATTGTTGGGATGAAGATCCATTACGAAGAAGAaagataaaagtaataaagaATATGCTTAAAAGTGCTGTAAAAGTTAAAAACATTAACTTGATGGATTATATGTTTCAGAAAGCTGAACATTATGCACAAGAGTTGGAAGAAGATGTCAAAACAAGAACAAGAGAACtatatgaagaaaaaaagaaatgtgataaattattatatagaaTGATGCCTATAAGTGTTGTTGAAAAGTTAAAAGCTGGTGAAGCTGTTGCACCAGAATATTTTGAATCAGCAACTGTCTTTTTTTCAGATGTTGTTAGTTTTACCAATCTTTGTGCTCAATGTACACCACTACAAGTTGTCAGTCTTTTAAATCAACTTTACAGTCGATTTGATGAAATCATAGAACAATTTGATGCTTATAAAGTTGAAACTATTGGTGATGCTTATTTAGTTGTTTCTGGAATACCAATAAGAAATGGTAATAAACATGGTGAAATGATTGCTAATATGGCATTAGAATTTATATATGCATTACCATCATTTAAACTATCGTTTTTACCAGATTATAGGTTGAATCTTCGTATTGGTCTTCATACTGGACCTGTAGTAGCTGGTGTAGTAGGTCTTCAAATGCCAAGATATTGTTTGTTTGGTGATACTGTTAATACAGCTTCAAGAATGGAAAGTAATGGAATGCCAGGGTGTATTCATATATCAGAAAGTACCCAAAAACTTTTATCTTCTAgtgatatttttaagatcAATCAAAGAGGagatgttttaataaaaggaAAAGGAAATATGTTTACATATTGGCTTATTGGTAGGGAAAATGAACCTGAAAAATGGCTAAAGGAACCTAATTaaaatcaattaataaaaagttaaatttatttactttatttacacattgaaaaaaaataaccaAATTTTGTcgtatttaataaataattttttttagaaactttaaataaaattaagctTTCTGATAATccttaaaaatgataaaagttaaatagaACAAAagctttattaaaaacaaggATAGAGAAGTTGTAACTAGTGAAAGTTAAAAACGAAAGTggagaatattttttgaagcCACACAACTTTCTTGATgcaattgaaaatattaatgtaaaaataactattaaaaatcaGATTTTTACAAGAAAATTATCATGtctatttttttgttaattaaacTTCTTGAACTTGagatataatgaaaaatatatcttaaaaaagtttcaagaacataacttttaaatcaaataagtgagcttttagaaaaataaaattgcaTGCGCTAGATTTCttcaaaacttttaaaatatagtatccattaaaaatgtttccaAAATATCAAGTATTCTTGAGATATATTACTTAGTATTTTTGCGcatcttatttatttttatcatttttaatatctccATAATTTTGAAAGTATAAAAACTAACAAGTAAGTTGAATTCAAAATTGACTTATACCTATATCTATTTCgaagaaaaataaaacaaatgacaaagattttttctaaatattcattCTTTCCGACTTATCAATATTCGTCTTAAtcttgttaaaaaaattggacttgttttatttaattgcTCATTAAAATTCTATcaaaaatagatattattttatagtaaaaatttgactttttgaaaaatttataaattagttaaaaattttaaatctatACATTGTCTTGATAACtcttatgtattttttttttgcaacagaaacatttcaataataatttactaaatttttttatttttattccgTTTATTTTTCTGTCAAATTTActgattttaatttaatattcttaagtataaaaacaaaacacTACATTGAAACGAATTATTTATTGCCGTTTAATTatattgattatttttagattcatgaatattaaataattaacattatatatttgtaaatttaaaatatatattacatttttttatataataatttttctcaATTAAgacataattaaaaaaaaatcttttaaaatgtttttttttaaatcttattttgtgaattatgaaaaatcataaatattttttacttttaaatttatactattattattaacaaatatttttattggatttaataatataataaaaaaaattaaatatgatttttcataattaaaattttacagtACTaccatataaaaaatataaataactaatattgtgattcattaaatataaatatttaataatggtTTTCATGTACTACCACAACTTTGCACTTAAAAATTGTCAACAATTTAGTTATCTTTCTGAAACAAGATTAAAAtgaatgttaaatatttacaaatgaTAATGcgtattaaaattaaaatataaaattttaatttgcTTATTgactttgtttttttttgttcaaatagaaattcttttaaaaagtcATCTAGATTTTCAAATTACATTAGTCAATAAtcaaacaatatatttataaggTTATTAGTACTATCATATCAATATAGAAAACTTATTTTCATAGTTTGACTTTAATCagaaaaattgtaaataaaaacatttattcaaattatttctaaagtacgtaataataaaatttaaataactatGGTTACttactaaaaaaagtatataccACAAGGTAGTATAGTTGTTTATGGTTAAAAACATTGTTCCAccaataaaaactttaatagaTCATtgcaaatatttattaaattcaaCAAAATAGCACTTAAATAGTGCTATATACTTTAGCACAAGCCGATaatgttaaagaaaaaaattagtttttttattaatttatattagaaAGCATATTTCTTATAGTAATTAATTAGCTCTTGGAACACCAGGAATTTCATTAGAATTCTTAGGAGCCTTTATTGTGTGATCAATAGAGAGAATTGTGCAAGCGGCTTCTGCAGCTGCAATGATAGCATTAGACTTAACAAGAGCTGGTTCCCAGATACAGCCTTCAAGGTTGTCTCTAACACATTCACTGTGAATGTCAATTCCAACCCATTTTTCTCCTTTTGAATGTTTAAAGCGAAGTTGATTCAAAATATCTGTTGAATCTAAACCAGCATTTGAGCATAATTGTTGAGGAATTATTTCAAATGATCGAGCAAAAGCTAACCAAAACGATTGTTGCTTGTTGGAGAATGTTTGAGCTTTCTCACGTAAGTGTCTTGAAATTTCCATATCAATAGCTCCACCACCAGCAACAATTGAATCATTCTTCAAGGCACGACGAACTATCATAATAGCATCATGAAGGGAACGCTCAGTCTCGGCAATAAATTGTTCAGCACCACCACGAAGAATAATAGTACATGAAGATGACTTTGGTCCACcaatgaaataattaaaacgTTCTGATCCAACTTGCTTTTCAAAGAACTCTTCACAAGTTCCAAGAACAGATGAATCAATTTGTGATACTGTAGTCAAGAGTGTACCACCACAAGCAGCAATAGTTCTTTCAATATCTTCTGTTGGTATTCTTCCAGCACAAAACATATCCCTATCAGCAAACCATTGAGTAGCAACATCACCAATAggtaattttgataaaactaCATCAACACCAGCCTCATGAAGTTTAATAAGTTTGTTGTAAAGGATTGTCCATTCTGCATCAACTACATTTTGATAGTCAACAACATTATCTACTCTAACTTCAGCATTATCTTTCTCACTCTTCAACTCAAGTTCAATATTCAGTACTGCAATTTTGGGATTTTTGTACTTTTTAGGTTGCATTTCAAATCCAGCATAAGAAAAGGCTTTTTTAAAAGCTACACCTTTAACAAGTTCAGAATCTTTCAAATTACCACCACTAACTTTTTTAACACCAATCTTACTTAACTCTAAATTTTCATCAAGTACTTTAACTGCATCAACAACCATTTCTGCAAAAAAATGTCTATCCTGTGAAATGAGTTTAGAGCTCAAAGTTGTAGCGGCACATTTAACGAGCATCTCTCTTAATTCTTTCTCTCCCTCAATTTTAATAGATAATGATTTGAGATAAGAAACGGCTTCCCTGGCTGCAGCACTGTAGGATTGGATAATAGAAAGAGGTGAGATTCCTTCTTCAATAAATGGCTTAGCTCTCTTCAAAAACTCAGCACACAACACCACAACAGAAGTGGTACCATCACCAACTTCAGCGTCTTGTGACATGGCAATATCACACATCAAAGATGCTGCTGGATAAACAATATCAAGTTTTTTCAAGATTGTAGCACCATCATTGGATATTGTATGAGATCCTTTTCTATCAACAATAAGTTTATCCATTCCTCTTGGTCCAAGAGTTGTTCTAATGGCATCAGCAATAACATTACAAGCTTGgatatttgatataatttgTCCTTTTCCTTGTTTAGTTTCTGTTCCTTCCTTTAGGAGAATAATTGGTGGCATTAACCTTCCATTTTGGCGTC
This Strongyloides ratti genome assembly S_ratti_ED321, chromosome : 2 DNA region includes the following protein-coding sequences:
- a CDS encoding Atrial natriuretic peptide receptor 1 encodes the protein MLLKILSLILLFNLITGQQTNTTLAANLLNTTKVMKSFNIPSYSERTPFPFNGSINVNVGFLISKGDADYEDTVGYYKTASAIMIGLEELIHAGFIDTTKVQFKFYFRFSNCSVLQGTKTTIELLQNDNVDVFFAVACQELSDFISVISTSYGTPLYLWGPPISTYIVNSNEKRSVISTSISIEDYSNSVKSLVDYFEWKKISIIYMTTTLHSVCGNMQTNLINTVLTTTKTVVVYSGSVNSSGDSMVENLLAISNVSRIVIVCIPSNDLKRKFMLTAYDMGMTNDEYVYLIIDVNDTVIENSDDSIPVWKDSSNLQDDRDEDALEAFKFALLIDKTAENNVDMKRFARNISKGMLDYPFYCNETECLKNSKDPNFHYSTYAPYLADTMILFGLALNRTLSTTPLLYTDKDILKNNSAYSFEGFSGNVVLDNNTVRYGYFFVRYIGNDSKIYTNMIITRNKNQTYYVHSYGTSNENKMWWNRKDFSRPLDTPLCSFAGNKCPKTFWEEYFIIIIIVIITFIGILIFSIIVIILLRRYRIRQQRQLDMLWLINYEDLKSIKSNERMYGKSVISINDSQKTLNKDIEILNNKDNELNLNERDNRRHIVYRYNDETVVGEKFPKSITITSAERNHLRMLRNIDHECLNKFVGLTESPTHVIGVWKFCVRGNLKDLLKNKVREIDPYFVVALMNDISSGIQYIHSSKINCHGRLTSSCCLLDSNYQIKLSDFGLSFLRKYIKRNFEEQLYTSPELLRSQNVLGTKEGDIYSFAIISSELLNKSLEWPEDEISHTKNDIITKIKNSRRGTFRPIISYEVKERWVGKVINIIKDCWDEDPLKRKKIELVRKMIKSSMNNKKISMMDYMFNKMENYASHLESEVMGRTKELMEEKKKSDILLYRMIPKSIADELKSGRTVAPEYFESATVFFSDVVSFTNLCAQSTPLQVVSFLNQLYSQFDEIIERFDAYKVETIGDAYLVVSGIPIRNGNKHGEMIANMALEFMKALPLFKLSYFPDYRLNLRIGLHTGPVVAGVVGLQMPRYCLFGDTVNTASRMESNGMPGCIHISSEMCELLTQFDTFEIENRGEVMIKGKDIIKSFQIPSYQNFTPFPYNNLTIKVGVLIPEDNEQISNTIGYHKTASGITIGYYNLIDAGFIDKNKLNFDFFFNKINCEELYATKIAIEMLTSNKVDVIFCPPCKKLANFISIISTVYNRPVYLWGTTIDSFITTTSEIQTVISTSISSLDYTYGIIEIIQYFQWKYVGFIYMVTTSDNTCLEIQRDFITTTLANTNITIQYVIEINSTTSSIKNILNEIKNLARIIIVCIPTDIYKRKFMLTVYDEGTNNSVSQNNNNSTALWESQEILNDNRDDDALEAFKYVFIMNKDGKNPKTNINDFSNKIKRYMIEWPVNCNDTICLNNINNSNFEASSYSYYLTDVMMLYGISLNKTLSTEPLKYNDGMLIKNNSLHVMDGYSGTLRMDTDGVKLGYFNLITYNNSRDTVNLLKIYEKNNDKYVIEILLENEDEIWFNRLNKIKPNDEPQCGFKNNKCQLSFIQQYSIYLIILIVIFVILIIGAIILIVYIRNSKRKQQQLLNNMWLIKYEDLQLINLKKIRSGRTLSSTKSIEKSLDNFKLQNTNETININNDDPLENENKRFIGYIYKEEFVVGEKFRKFLDINDKICAHLRFLREIDHENLNKFIGLTEHRKYIISIWGYCTRRSLKDWIINNKNDLEPFYIVSLMNDIASGILFLHTSSIGYHGRLTPSNCLLDNHFQVKITNFGLNFISEFYQRTEYEQLYTAPELLRTLNLSGSKEGDVYSFAIISSELLNKAPAWFYKHEKMLIPEIILKIKNSRLGNFRPIIEDNYEEVWVKDVIRLIKDCWDEDPLRRRKIKVIKNMLKSAVKVKNINLMDYMFQKAEHYAQELEEDVKTRTRELYEEKKKCDKLLYRMMPISVVEKLKAGEAVAPEYFESATVFFSDVVSFTNLCAQCTPLQVVSLLNQLYSRFDEIIEQFDAYKVETIGDAYLVVSGIPIRNGNKHGEMIANMALEFIYALPSFKLSFLPDYRLNLRIGLHTGPVVAGVVGLQMPRYCLFGDTVNTASRMESNGMPGCIHISESTQKLLSSSDIFKINQRGDVLIKGKGNMFTYWLIGRENEPEKWLKEPN
- a CDS encoding LD47396p gives rise to the protein MLQIGRQNGRLMPPIILLKEGTETKQGKGQIISNIQACNVIADAIRTTLGPRGMDKLIVDRKGSHTISNDGATILKKLDIVYPAASLMCDIAMSQDAEVGDGTTSVVVLCAEFLKRAKPFIEEGISPLSIIQSYSAAAREAVSYLKSLSIKIEGEKELREMLVKCAATTLSSKLISQDRHFFAEMVVDAVKVLDENLELSKIGVKKVSGGNLKDSELVKGVAFKKAFSYAGFEMQPKKYKNPKIAVLNIELELKSEKDNAEVRVDNVVDYQNVVDAEWTILYNKLIKLHEAGVDVVLSKLPIGDVATQWFADRDMFCAGRIPTEDIERTIAACGGTLLTTVSQIDSSVLGTCEEFFEKQVGSERFNYFIGGPKSSSCTIILRGGAEQFIAETERSLHDAIMIVRRALKNDSIVAGGGAIDMEISRHLREKAQTFSNKQQSFWLAFARSFEIIPQQLCSNAGLDSTDILNQLRFKHSKGEKWVGIDIHSECVRDNLEGCIWEPALVKSNAIIAAAEAACTILSIDHTIKAPKNSNEIPGVPRAN